The sequence ATTCAATGCCCGGCGATCTCAAGGAACGCCTGCGGGACAGCGATGGTGACCTCGTTGTCGTCGAGCTCGGGGCCGAGGAAGGGGTTCCGGACGGCGTGTCGCCACGGCGACGCGGTTTGCCCCGAACACCGGTGGTAAATGCCTTTCATCGCCGCCATCTTCACGGACCGTACGACGGCCGCTTCTACCCGCGGGGTGTGCTGTCCCAGATCAGTGGCGCTGGCGCCCTGTTCAGTCAGGACAGGCATCCGTTTCGCGTGCTGAGGCTCGAGCCCGATCGGGTAGAGGTCGACCTGGGGCATCCGCTCGGTGGGACACCGCTTACCGTCGGCGGGCGTGTCAGCGAGCAACGCGACAGCAAGGAGGAACGTGGCGGAAGTTGCAACGACGTCCTTGCCGACCTGGTTGAAAGCGGACCGGGCATGCAATGTCCGCCGGTGGGTGGTCGCGTGGACTTCGAACAGGCGGATGCCTTCGCGCGCGAGGATGCCGCGCCCGACGACGCGTTCTACGATCGGCCGCGCATGGTTCAGCATATCGACGGCAGGGCGCGTGCATGCATCAACCAGGCGTACCGTAAGGCCATTGAGCCGGGTGACCGCGTACTCGATCTGATGAGCAGCTGGGTGTCGCACCTGGACGGCACTGCGCCGCAGATCCGGGTCACGGGTCTGGGCATGAACGAGGAGGAGCTCAAGGCCAATGCTCGCCTGGAAGACTCCCTGGTCCAGGATCTCAACCGTGAACCGCGCCTGCCCTGGAGCGACGGCGAGTTCGACGTCGCTGTATGCACTGTCTCGGTCGAGTACCTGACGCGACCCCATGAGGTCTTCGCCGAGGTGGCGCGGGTGCTGCGCCCGGGGGGACGTTTCGTCGTGACGTTCTCCGATCGCTGGTTCCCGCCGAAGGTGATCCGCCTCTGGACCCTGCTACACCCCTTCGAGCGCATGGGGCTGGTGCTGGATTACTTTCGCCGCAGCGGCCAATTTGGAGAGCTCGAAACCGAATCGTGGACCGGCTGGCCGCGTCCGGAAGACGACAAGTACTATCGCGTGATGCTCAATTCGGACCCCGTATTCGTGGTCCGTGGCGCGCGAATCTGAATCCCGCGCCGGAATACCTTTCTCCTAAACAGGTTCGATCGTGTTTCGGGAAGGCGTACAGTCGGCATGTGGCCCGCATTCACAAGTGCTGCAGATTGATATCGTTGTTCCTGGGCAAGCTGCGTGTGTCCGATCACCAATTCGCACGATCATTGAAACTGCCACGCCGAGTCGAGCACCATAGTCCTCGTCGCAGCGATGTGTCGGACCTGGGTGCTGGTAGGCGATGGCCTCTCAACCCGGTCTGCCGCCGCTTCGACCGGTCAGCCGGAGAAACTGTCTGCGTGTCCTGGGCCCGAAGGTCTGGAAGCTGGGGTTGGGCGCTTCCCTGTACCGCTCCCTGAGCCGATCGAACCCGCCGGTCCTTGACACCTGGCGTACCGGCGGCATCTCCACACCGTAGACCCTGGCTGCGTTGAGGCCGAAGATGTTCTGCCGCGCGTTCGACGTCAGGGCCGGATACCCGTACCGGTCCTGCCATTCCGCCGAGATCTGAAACGCCCTGAATGCCTGGATCTGGTCCTGCGGGCTGCCGTACCAGAGTGAGTCGGTTCCCCAGCAGGTCCGTTCTTCTCCGAAGTACTTGAGCAGCTTTCCGATCAGGTGCGCGGCCTCGTCGGGCTTGCTCATGTGGTAGCGCCAGGTGCTGCCGAGTTCTGCGTAGAGGTTGCCCTCGTTGGGCCTGAATCCGTTTTCCTGATGGGCCCGGATCAGGCGGTCCACGCCTTTATCCTCGTCGGGGGCGTAGGGACCCTCCGGGACTCCGGGTTCCCAGCCGGCGTGGTAACAGATGAAGGTGACGTCCGGAAAGCGTCGCGCCACCCGGGCGATGTCCGCCGGGTGCGAGTAACGGTAGTCGAGGTTTCCGAGTGGGATGCCGCGGTGGGCGCAGACGACCTTGACGTCGAGTTCGCGTGCCTTTTCGATCATAGGAATGCCGAACTCGGGATCGTCCATGAAGTATCCTGTGCCCTGTGGTCCCCATTGCGGGTAGGTCTTCCATGCGGCCACCCCGAATTCCCGCGCCTGGATTTCCATTCGGTCGAGCGCGCCCGGTTCGTTGGGGAGTACCCCGCCGTGCAGCAACGCCCGTTTTCCATCCCCCAGGGTATCGACGATGGCCCGAGCCTCGGCGGCATACTCGATCGGTGTCGGATTGCTGTCCCGGGCGCCCCACAGCGCGGAGACCACGGCCACATCCGTGTCGCTGTCGAGGAATACCTCTTTTACCAGTTGTTCCGCGGAGTAGCAGTCGAATCCGCCGGCGGTGCATTTCCTGCGCTGCGAGAAAACCTGGTTGAGGACGCGCTCCCATTGCTTGCCTTCGGACCCTTCCCGCCACTCGCCGGATGGGTCGACGCAGTGCGTCTGGATATCGAAGATGAACTCCTCACCCCCGACGACCGTATCGGCCATGGCGGAGTCCCAGGCGGCCTCGTGCGGGATGTCGAAAAGACCTCCACCGAAGCCCGACTTCGCGTACACCTCGTTGAAGGCGAGCAGCGTCGTGGCGGCACCGGCGCTGGTTTTCAGAAACGTCCGTCTGGAGACGCCCAGCCGTCTCGCCGCGTTTCCCGCGCATTCCCGCGCGTGATCGTTAGCGGCGATCTCCGCCCCGGTCAGGGACCTCGGGCAGTACTCGCCGTTGGATGCGGTATCGACCTTGATCGGAAGTCGTCGGCCTTCGGGATCGAATTCCATGGAATGCCTCCGCTAAACGTGAAATCGTCGGGATGGATCGGGCATCAATGGTGCCCCTTACCGATTCTATCGACAATCCACGACCTTGACCGTTCGCTTCGGGCCATCGTCCGGCACCGAGAGTAGAATGCGGTGACGGGGAACGGCGGGTCGTTCCTATTTTCCAAACTACACCGAGGCAACAGAATGGATGAATCGAAAATTGCATGGTGTCTAGGGTTCTTTCTGCTGGCGATCGTGCCTGGTTCACTGCCTGCCGAGACCCAGATGCCGGTCAGGACGGTTCAGGGGAACGAGCGTATCGACTCTCCCTGGGTCGGGGTTTCCTTTCAGGTGCCCGAGGGATTCGCGGGAGGATACGATGCAGACGCCGGCGCGGTAATTCTTAAGAATGCCCGGCAGGAGACCATGATCGCCATGTACGGGGCCTCCGAGGGCGATCTCGATACCATCGGCGAACTTGCGGTGGAGGCGGTCAGCGAACTGGGGATCAACCTGTTACCCAGGTCCGTGAACCGGCCCGATCCGGCGACACTCGATGCCACATTCGCCGCGTGGGTCGACAACCAGCCGCGTAGTGTCATCGGGACGGTTCGCCAGGGTGGTTACGGTGCTGTCGTTGCGATCCTGGCGCTTGGCGGGCCCGGGCAGGAAGGTACGCTCAAGACCACGGTGGACGGCATCGGCAACAGCCTGCAATGGACTCAGCCGCAGGTGCAGGGCTGGCGCGAGAAACTGGCGGACAAGGTGCTGTATCGCTCCGGCGGCGACTCGGCAGGACGTACGGGGTCAGACGGCGGATACAGTTTTGCCTCCAGTACGAATACCCAGATCGATTTGTGCAGCAATGGGCAGTACGGCCTTCAGTCCGAGTCCGAGTCGTTTTTTTCCACACCGGGGACCTCCATGCCCAGCACCAGCCGTACCGTTCACTACGGTCAATGGTGGCTGGTGGCCGACCTTGGCGGGGCGGCATACCTGTACCTGGAAACCGGGGAGGGACAGTATTACCTGTGGCCCGTATCGGAAACCGCCGAAGGGGCCAACGTCAACGGGCTGGAATACGGTGTGTCGAATAGCCAACGCTGCCGCTGAACAACCGGATAAGCCGGACGTTGCGATGGGAGCAAGGAGTGCGGAGACAGGGACACAAGCAGCCTGCCGGGTGAACGAGTGGGCACAGTGCAATGCATAGGACTCAATGACGGTGTCCGTTTTCGGTTGCGGCGCGCTTTCCGTAACGGCGGAATTGCAGATCGGACCTGAATACTAATGAGCACGAAGACAAGGACTCTCATCGCAATTGCGGTTCTGGGACTCATCGATGCCGTGGCGCTCGGGCTTCCGATCATGGCGTTGATTCTCGTGTATATCGTGCTCGAGCGTCCACCGTGGTTCCTGAGACTCGTTCGGGAGATCTACCGTCAATAGGAGGTGCAGTGAAGCCAAGGGGGCTTGGGACCAGATATCGGTTCACGTCGTTGCTGTCCATAGCGGGGGCAAAGACGGCCGTCACGGCCGTAATCGACTGCGTCGACGTCTGCCTCGCTCGGCCACCATGGGCAAGAAGAAAAGCGGGGCAGTGAGACAATCCTCGAAGTGGGACAGCGACATGGGCACCATCATTCTGACCCTTCCGGAGGGAATCATCGCCGACACTCCGGTCGAGGGCAAATTTCTCCAGGTTCATTGGTGCGGGACGGACTACCTGCTGTTCGCCGCTGCAACCGAGCATCGCTACCACAATCAACTGCTCGCGTGGTTTCTAGCGGGGCATGACATTCGACATGACTGGGCTGACGATCAGACCCTGGTTGTTGACCACCCGGAGCTGCTCGTGACGGGCGGAGGCCGCTTTGTTCTCGATCCGAACCGAAGGTCCTTGCGCGTCTGGGACGAATCCAGTGTCTACGGTCGTTTCGAAGCTTCGAGGCTGGCAGCGCAAGTCAACGCCGCGGGGGCGCCATGGGGCGAGTTCACACTCGAGTTCATTTGATTGTTTGTCGCGAACCGAGTCGACTTGATTCCGGAATCCTGAAATCGACATAGGCCGGTGGAATGCGTCGCTGAACACATGAGATCGTTTACTGCCCAAGTTCCGTGTTCGACGTTGCTTCGGTGGGAGTCGCGAAAGGAAAGGCCCCGGCAAGCGGGGCCCAATACAGTCAACTTTTTATGTCGGATTATAGTCGAATTTTAGGTGATTATGGGCGCGTCGATTGTCAGCGTGGACCGTACTCGCCCCCCGGGGCACCGTACCCAGGTTGGCCGCCGTATTCCGGCTGACCGCCGTAACCGGGGCCACCGCCGTAACCGGGGCCGCCGCCGTAACCGCCGTATCCCGGCTGACCGCCGTAACCGGGGCCGCCGCCGTACCCGCCGTAACCGGGGCCACCGCCGTACCCGCCGTAACCGGGGCCACCGCCGTACCCGCCGTAACCGGGGCCGCCGCCGTACCCGCCGTAACCGGGGCCGCCGCCGTACCCGCCGTAACCGGGGCCACCGCCGTACCCGCCGTAACCGGGGCCACCGCCATACCCGCGGTCGCCATAGTCGCCGCCTCTGTTGCCGCCGAACATATTGCTGGGATTCATCCACTTCGAGGGGTTCATCATGTTCCCCATGTCGAATGCCGAAGCGGCCTGAGGTCCGGCAACGCCAATCGCCGCAACCAGCGCGCTGGCTGCCAATGTTTTCATGCTTACCATGTATCTTGCTCCTGGAATGGTGCAGGGAAAGTCACTCGCCGACTGTGTTGCCGGGACTTGGAAACACGAACAGCGATATCGGCGTCAGCCCTTTTCTTGACCAAAATTGATGTCACAAAGACAGTATGCGCCAGCTTCCCAACAAACGCCATGACTCTGGATTGCGTGGGTGGCGTTGTTGCGTATTGTCAATTCGTCGTACTTGGGAACCGGAGTCCGATCCCGTCATGCTCGCTACGATCACCTAAGTCCGACAGGCTCCTAGACGTAATCGTCCCAGGAGCCGCGCCCGAGACACTCGGCCGCGAACCCCACAGCGTCTAGAACGACGGATGTTCGCCCCATTCGATTATTCCTCAAGGTACGTCGGGACAGCGAGGCAACAAAGGCATTCTCCCCCTTCCTTGTGGACCGTACTATGATTCGCGCCGGACGCATCGCGCATCTCCGCGATGCACGGGAATGCGTATCGGCGGAATCCGTAATTATCAGTTGGACAGAGCACTAGGGGAAAAACACGGAAAGGTCCTCATGGGTCCCCACGGCGGGTCCGGAATGACGCATCTGCTGCTCGGCTCCGTGGCGCAGAACGTCCTTCGATACGTGTAGATTCCAGTGGCGCTGGTCAGGTAGGCACTCTACTTGGGAGTGCCGCGCCTCGGTGCGAACCTCCGATACCACGGGTTGAACAATCCATGCCTTTGGATCGATACTCAGAATACCGGGGCTCGCTCCGGAAACCGGACAACGTGTGAGGTTCTCCATGCAGTGGCTGGTTCCATTGGCGATGGGTGTGTGGGCTGTGGTGACCTGGGCCCACGGTCAGGAAAGGGAACGCGAAGAACGCCGATGATATCCTGGGACGCCAAAGGTTGGCCGAGGCCCAGAGCCAGATCGTGGACCTGCTGAGGTATCTGGAGGAGCGCGAGGGATACACCCTGTTTGAGGGTAAGCGGGAAAGTGCGTGGATACTAAAAAGTTGCCGGACCCGGTCAGCATGAGGACGCGCCGCCGCCGGGCCTGAGTGTCAATCCGACGCGTCTCGCGGTACCGCTGGATCCTCGATTTCCTCGTAGGTGTCGATCGAAAACCGCGGGGTGCAGATCGCCAGGAACACCAGGTCCCGAGAACCGGTGTTGGTGATCCGCTGGCGGCACATCGGGGGGATCAGCACGACATCGCCGGCTGCTACCTCTGCTGGGGCGAGGTCCCCGAGTTCCACGCGCCCCCGACCCTCCAGGATGACATAACGTTCCACGGTTCCCGCGAGGCGATGCCAGCGGGTCGTGACACCGGGTGCCACGCGGGCCCGTGCAATAGAGACATCGGGGTCTTCAACGCTGTTCGAAAGCGCCGCGATGTAACAACCTTCGGAGGTGTGGAATTCCCTAGCGTCGCCTGAATGCCTGATGCGTTCCTTCAATGGTGCTCCGTGGCGACTTGATCATCGGGCAGGAAACCGCGCGAACGTGTCCCGGGCGAGTTGTGGTGCCGGTGTCTAAACGACGATGACCGAGTTTTCTCCGCCGCCGACCGGGGCCTGGATGTACTTGTCGGCCTCCTTGTCGTTCTCCCAGCGCTGGCCGTCGATCAGGTACTTGAACTGGTATTCCGCGTCGCGCTGCAGATCGACGGTGACAGTGAAGGAGCCGTCCTTGCGCCGCTTCATGGGTGTGGATTCCACGTTCCAGTCATTGAAATCTCCCGTGAGCGAGACTTGTCTCGCCGGGCCGATTGAGGCCGGGAGATCGAAGGTAACCTTGCAGACGGGTTTGGTCTTGAGGTAGCGCTTTTTCATCAGATGGATCCTGTTTGGTGGGTTTTTGGTACGGGATGCTCGATGTGGGATGGCAATGGCCCTCGCAAAACCCAAGTGACCATTGCCGGATACTACAACTGCATTTTTGTCGCTGGATGACTCGATAAATGTAAAGGAGCGATTTTACATCAACACGAATCGAGTGAGTCGTGTCAAATCTTCCACGAATACGTTTTTCTCGCACGGCGGGACATGACCAGGAATCCAGTTTATTTTCCGGGCCGATGTCCAGTGACATATCAGTCGGGGCTTCCCTAGGAGCCTGTCGGCTTTAGGAACAATCTACTGCGCTGATGGGAGAACGGCCCAAAAAATCCCCGATTCCTCGTTGCGTAGGCCCACTATGCGCCTCGAAATCGTGAACTTTTTGTCTCGCTCTCCCACCATGCTCGCTACGATCGCCTAAATCCGACAGGCTCCTAGTCAGGGCGCATATCGCTTGAAACGCCGCCGGCCGCCCGGAGGTCGCAATGCCGCACGTAGTCCATGATCATACGGTTGGCGTTGAAGCGCCAGCCCAGGGCTCGAATTGAATGCTTCATGGGCGCAATCCAGTCGTGCGGGAGACCGTCGTGCCGGCGATTATAATACAGCGGGACGACCTCCTCTAGCAGCACCCTGAACAACGCCTCGGTATCGCGGCGGTCCTGCAGTTCCTGGTTGGAGTGCGTGGCCCCGTTACCAATGGCGAAACCGTTACGCCCGTCGCAGGCCTCCGCCCACCAGCCATCCAGCACAGAGAGGTTGAGACCGCCGTTGGGTACGAGCTTCTGGCCGCTGGTGCCGGAGGGCTCCAGCGGCCGGCGCGGATTGTTCAACCAGACATCGACTCCCTGCAACAGATGTCGCGCGGTGTTCATGTCGTAGTCCTCGACGAATACGATCTTACCGGCGAAGCACGGGTCCCGGTTCAGGCGGTCGATGCGCTGCAGGATGCCCTTGCCGACAGCATCCCGGGGGTGGGCCTTTCCGGCGAAAAGAAACTGCACCGGCGCGTGCGGGTTGTTGACGAGTTGATCGAGCAGTTGCAGGTCGCCGAGCAGCAGGTGGCTTCGCTTGTATTCTGCGAAGCGCCGCGCGAATCCGATGGTGAGGGTGTCCAGATTGAGCGAGCGTCTCAGATTCTCGAGCAGTTCAGGAGTTGCGCCGCGCCGCCTGTTCGGTAACGCGCCGCCGACACCCAGGAGCAGTTCCTTGCGGATTCGGGTGCGGTCGTTGCTGCCGTATAGAGGAGCGGTCAGGGCGCGGTCGTCCTCGGAGTTCTCGGCGACGTCGAAATAGTCCTCGTGCGCCCAGCCGTCCTGGTCCAGTTCGCGCCATCGTACGGGTTCGAGGTCACGGAACAAGGCGGGGCCGGCTGTGTTCCAGCTCCACCAAAGATTCCGCGCCAGGGTGCAGAGTCGTTCGAAGTCCGGTGCGATCAACTGCTCGATGTGTCGAGCCTCGCTCACGATCGGGCAAAGCGGCGCAGCCGACTCGACCAGTCGCTTTAGGCGATTGCCGGAAAATGACATACCAGATCGCGCCGGATTTTGGTTCGTCATCAAGGCGCGACAACAGGCGCATAGTCGAACTATGTCATTGCAGTGGGGGCGCGAATGATGGGCCGAAGTTGTGCGGGTTGGGAAATTTCGGCACCGCAACGGTGCTCGCCCCGGCCGGATCCCGTCGGCCGGTCAGGGGCAATAGTTGCACTGTCATAGGATTCAAAGATTAATTGACCCTGCAAGAAAGCACCAAACCCCCACCAGGAATTCGATTGACCCACTTTCG comes from Gammaproteobacteria bacterium and encodes:
- a CDS encoding class I SAM-dependent methyltransferase, with protein sequence MITTKPASAEFFVSWRSSDAAHRDWRFFPKLDPWRDSMPGDLKERLRDSDGDLVVVELGAEEGVPDGVSPRRRGLPRTPVVNAFHRRHLHGPYDGRFYPRGVLSQISGAGALFSQDRHPFRVLRLEPDRVEVDLGHPLGGTPLTVGGRVSEQRDSKEERGGSCNDVLADLVESGPGMQCPPVGGRVDFEQADAFAREDAAPDDAFYDRPRMVQHIDGRARACINQAYRKAIEPGDRVLDLMSSWVSHLDGTAPQIRVTGLGMNEEELKANARLEDSLVQDLNREPRLPWSDGEFDVAVCTVSVEYLTRPHEVFAEVARVLRPGGRFVVTFSDRWFPPKVIRLWTLLHPFERMGLVLDYFRRSGQFGELETESWTGWPRPEDDKYYRVMLNSDPVFVVRGARI
- a CDS encoding amidohydrolase translates to MEFDPEGRRLPIKVDTASNGEYCPRSLTGAEIAANDHARECAGNAARRLGVSRRTFLKTSAGAATTLLAFNEVYAKSGFGGGLFDIPHEAAWDSAMADTVVGGEEFIFDIQTHCVDPSGEWREGSEGKQWERVLNQVFSQRRKCTAGGFDCYSAEQLVKEVFLDSDTDVAVVSALWGARDSNPTPIEYAAEARAIVDTLGDGKRALLHGGVLPNEPGALDRMEIQAREFGVAAWKTYPQWGPQGTGYFMDDPEFGIPMIEKARELDVKVVCAHRGIPLGNLDYRYSHPADIARVARRFPDVTFICYHAGWEPGVPEGPYAPDEDKGVDRLIRAHQENGFRPNEGNLYAELGSTWRYHMSKPDEAAHLIGKLLKYFGEERTCWGTDSLWYGSPQDQIQAFRAFQISAEWQDRYGYPALTSNARQNIFGLNAARVYGVEMPPVRQVSRTGGFDRLRERYREAPNPSFQTFGPRTRRQFLRLTGRSGGRPG
- a CDS encoding cupin domain-containing protein is translated as MKERIRHSGDAREFHTSEGCYIAALSNSVEDPDVSIARARVAPGVTTRWHRLAGTVERYVILEGRGRVELGDLAPAEVAAGDVVLIPPMCRQRITNTGSRDLVFLAICTPRFSIDTYEEIEDPAVPRDASD
- a CDS encoding isoamylase early set domain-containing protein is translated as MKKRYLKTKPVCKVTFDLPASIGPARQVSLTGDFNDWNVESTPMKRRKDGSFTVTVDLQRDAEYQFKYLIDGQRWENDKEADKYIQAPVGGGENSVIVV
- the glgP gene encoding alpha-glucan family phosphorylase, with translation MSFSGNRLKRLVESAAPLCPIVSEARHIEQLIAPDFERLCTLARNLWWSWNTAGPALFRDLEPVRWRELDQDGWAHEDYFDVAENSEDDRALTAPLYGSNDRTRIRKELLLGVGGALPNRRRGATPELLENLRRSLNLDTLTIGFARRFAEYKRSHLLLGDLQLLDQLVNNPHAPVQFLFAGKAHPRDAVGKGILQRIDRLNRDPCFAGKIVFVEDYDMNTARHLLQGVDVWLNNPRRPLEPSGTSGQKLVPNGGLNLSVLDGWWAEACDGRNGFAIGNGATHSNQELQDRRDTEALFRVLLEEVVPLYYNRRHDGLPHDWIAPMKHSIRALGWRFNANRMIMDYVRHCDLRAAGGVSSDMRPD